The following are from one region of the Halobacteriovorax vibrionivorans genome:
- a CDS encoding lytic murein transglycosylase — protein sequence MKKLIVTTLLAISTFATPTTTEFNNWLESLKTELNEKNGFSYALLDEAFDGVTFNTDVIKYDRRQPEHVMSMGRYLNIVISSERVEKGQKYQRQLDDIFTQIRQDYNFQSRFLLSFWALETNFSSITGKLDIIRSLTTLTYDGRRSAFFKKELINALTMLDKGIYSYPTERMQGSWAGAMGSTQFMPSTMLAYAIDYDQDGYINMWENRHDFLGSSANFLSQVGWRGDESWGHEIELPQDFDYFHSGLKYKEDLQYWIDRDITLKGGTQLPHTDGKTAIYLPQGAKGPAFIVYPNFFTIFKWNNSEKYALGIGVLSDLINNRADYFSKFNLNEKSFMSFEMAKQIQAKLNELGHDAGPVDGIPGKQTTAAIQRYQVSIGQIPDGYLTKELAEEILSK from the coding sequence ATGAAAAAACTAATCGTAACAACACTACTGGCAATCAGCACATTTGCCACACCCACTACAACTGAATTCAACAACTGGCTAGAAAGTCTAAAGACAGAATTAAACGAGAAAAATGGCTTTTCGTACGCACTACTAGATGAAGCATTTGACGGAGTAACATTTAATACTGATGTTATAAAATACGACCGCAGACAACCTGAGCATGTCATGAGTATGGGCCGTTATTTAAATATCGTCATTAGTAGTGAACGAGTTGAGAAGGGACAAAAATACCAAAGACAACTTGATGATATCTTCACTCAAATAAGACAAGACTATAACTTTCAAAGCCGCTTCCTTCTTTCATTCTGGGCACTAGAAACAAATTTTTCAAGTATTACTGGAAAGCTTGATATTATACGATCATTAACAACACTAACTTATGATGGAAGAAGATCAGCATTTTTCAAGAAAGAACTTATTAATGCACTAACAATGCTTGATAAAGGAATCTACTCTTACCCTACTGAGCGCATGCAAGGGTCTTGGGCCGGCGCAATGGGGTCAACGCAATTTATGCCATCTACAATGTTGGCCTATGCAATTGACTATGATCAAGATGGCTACATTAATATGTGGGAAAATCGTCATGACTTCCTTGGTTCTTCTGCAAACTTCCTATCACAAGTAGGTTGGCGTGGAGATGAGAGTTGGGGCCATGAAATAGAGCTTCCACAAGACTTTGATTACTTTCATAGTGGACTAAAGTATAAAGAAGATCTTCAATATTGGATCGATCGCGATATCACTCTAAAAGGAGGAACTCAACTTCCTCACACAGATGGAAAGACTGCAATTTACCTTCCTCAAGGAGCAAAAGGGCCTGCATTTATTGTATATCCAAACTTCTTCACTATTTTTAAATGGAATAATTCTGAAAAATACGCCCTAGGAATTGGTGTCTTGTCTGACTTAATTAATAATCGTGCGGATTATTTTTCAAAGTTTAATTTAAATGAAAAGTCATTCATGTCATTTGAAATGGCAAAACAAATTCAAGCTAAGTTAAATGAACTTGGCCATGATGCAGGTCCAGTTGATGGAATCCCTGGAAAACAAACAACAGCAGCAATTCAACGCTACCAAGTCTCTATTGGGCAAATACCCGACGGCTACCTAACTAAAGAGTTGGCCGAAGAGATTCTCTCAAAATAA
- a CDS encoding SpoIIAA family protein translates to MLKIMQGLPDSIVGIEGSGKITKNDYIDVLEPILEEALEKEEKVSLLFYLNENYEGYTPGAVFEDTAMGVKYFNVMKRCAVVTDSPLITGAVNLFAPIIPIDFKSFKISELSKAKMWLGETPETDIEFHFDSNDNILTVTPTEALNISDFETLQTLLNQVYKETDIISGVILNTQNFPGWEDLRSMLRHFEFLKDNRYHFEKVAICTDNRFIQKALPTVIKHLEDIDAQIFKYGAIDEARNWLRNVETLDQMRAV, encoded by the coding sequence ATGCTTAAAATTATGCAAGGATTGCCTGATAGCATTGTAGGAATTGAAGGTTCAGGAAAGATCACAAAGAATGATTATATTGATGTTCTCGAACCCATTCTAGAAGAGGCCCTTGAAAAGGAAGAAAAAGTTTCATTGCTTTTCTACCTAAATGAAAACTATGAAGGATATACTCCAGGAGCAGTATTTGAAGATACAGCAATGGGAGTAAAGTACTTCAATGTGATGAAAAGATGTGCCGTTGTAACAGATAGCCCACTTATTACAGGTGCTGTTAATCTCTTTGCTCCAATTATTCCCATTGATTTTAAGTCATTCAAAATTTCAGAATTATCAAAGGCCAAAATGTGGCTTGGAGAAACACCTGAAACAGATATTGAATTTCACTTCGATTCAAATGACAATATTTTAACAGTTACTCCTACTGAAGCATTAAACATATCAGATTTTGAAACTTTGCAAACACTATTAAACCAAGTTTATAAAGAGACAGATATTATCTCGGGAGTAATCCTTAACACTCAAAACTTCCCAGGATGGGAGGATTTAAGAAGTATGTTAAGGCATTTTGAATTTTTAAAAGATAATCGATACCACTTTGAAAAAGTTGCGATATGTACTGATAATCGTTTTATTCAAAAAGCATTACCGACAGTTATTAAACATCTTGAAGATATCGATGCTCAAATTTTCAAGTATGGTGCCATCGACGAGGCAAGGAATTGGCTTCGAAATGTGGAGACACTAGATCAGATGCGTGCCGTATAA
- a CDS encoding NADP-dependent isocitrate dehydrogenase: MSQIIYTITDEAPALATQSLLPIVKAFTKHAGIDVTTRDISLAGRILAHFPEFLTDEQKQSDDLAYLGELAKKAEANIIKLPNISASIPQLSAAIKELQDHGFKVPNYPDSPSTDEEKDIQARYAKVLGSAVNPVLREGNSDRRVAGPVKEYAKANPHRMGEWKSDSKSHVAHMEANDFYGSEKSAIMPNATDVKITLKQNDGSEVVLKEKVSLLKDEIIDAGVMSAKALREYFAKNIQDAKEKDILFSVHLKATMMKVSDPIMFGHCVEVYFKDVFEKYAAEFKELGVNSANGLGSVYAKLAGLPAEKKAEIEGALDAAIANGPRLAMVDSDKGITNLHVPSDVIIDASMPAAIRTSGQMWNKDNKTEDTKFCIPDRSYAQMYQEVITFCKENGAFDPKTMGTVPNVGLMAKKAEEYGSHDKTFKIPAAGEVVVTDSEGNTIFTHTVEEGDIWRMCQTKDVAVRDWVKLGVTRARLTNTPAVFWLDENRGHDANLIKKVNEYLKDHDTDGLEIKILDPVKAIRYSMERIIKGEDTISVTGNVLRDYLTDLFPILELGTSAKMLSIVPLLAGGGLFETGAGGSAPKHVQQFTAENHLRWDSLGEFLALGVSLEDLAIKTGNSKAKVLAKTLDEANSAFLKNDKSPSRKVGELDNRGSHYYLAQYWAKALADQNDDAELKEIFTPVASNLVENEAKIVEELNSAQGVAVDMGGYYHPNFELVAKAMRPSQTLNSVIDSL, encoded by the coding sequence ATGTCACAAATTATTTACACTATTACTGATGAAGCGCCAGCTCTTGCTACGCAGTCACTTCTTCCAATTGTAAAAGCTTTTACAAAGCATGCAGGTATCGATGTTACGACTCGTGATATCTCTCTTGCTGGAAGAATCTTAGCTCATTTTCCAGAGTTTTTAACAGATGAGCAAAAGCAATCAGATGACCTTGCTTACTTAGGTGAGTTAGCAAAGAAGGCCGAAGCTAATATTATTAAGCTTCCAAATATCTCAGCATCTATTCCACAATTATCTGCTGCAATTAAAGAGCTTCAAGATCACGGTTTTAAAGTTCCTAATTACCCAGATTCTCCTTCAACTGATGAAGAAAAAGATATTCAAGCTCGTTATGCAAAAGTTCTTGGTTCTGCCGTTAACCCTGTTTTACGTGAAGGAAATTCTGATCGTCGTGTTGCTGGTCCTGTAAAGGAATATGCAAAAGCTAATCCACATAGAATGGGTGAGTGGAAGAGTGATTCAAAGTCACATGTTGCACATATGGAAGCAAATGACTTTTATGGTTCTGAAAAGTCAGCAATTATGCCAAATGCTACTGATGTAAAAATCACACTTAAGCAAAATGATGGTTCAGAGGTTGTTTTAAAAGAAAAAGTTTCACTTCTTAAAGATGAAATCATTGATGCAGGTGTAATGAGTGCAAAAGCACTTAGAGAATACTTTGCAAAGAATATTCAAGATGCAAAAGAGAAAGACATTCTTTTCTCTGTTCACTTGAAAGCAACAATGATGAAAGTTAGTGATCCAATTATGTTTGGTCACTGTGTAGAAGTATATTTCAAAGATGTTTTCGAAAAATATGCAGCTGAGTTTAAAGAACTTGGTGTTAATTCGGCAAACGGACTAGGTTCAGTTTATGCAAAACTTGCTGGCCTTCCAGCTGAAAAGAAAGCAGAGATCGAAGGTGCACTAGATGCAGCTATTGCAAATGGGCCTCGTCTAGCTATGGTTGACTCAGATAAAGGTATCACAAACCTTCACGTACCATCTGATGTTATTATCGATGCATCTATGCCTGCAGCAATTAGAACTTCAGGACAAATGTGGAATAAAGATAATAAAACTGAAGATACTAAATTCTGTATCCCAGATAGAAGTTATGCTCAGATGTACCAAGAAGTTATTACTTTCTGTAAAGAAAATGGTGCCTTTGATCCAAAGACAATGGGAACAGTTCCTAACGTTGGTCTTATGGCAAAGAAAGCTGAAGAATATGGATCACATGATAAAACTTTCAAAATCCCTGCAGCAGGAGAAGTCGTTGTTACTGACTCTGAAGGGAACACTATCTTTACTCACACAGTAGAAGAAGGTGATATTTGGAGAATGTGTCAAACTAAAGACGTTGCAGTTCGTGACTGGGTTAAACTTGGTGTTACACGTGCTCGTCTAACAAATACTCCGGCCGTATTCTGGCTTGATGAAAACCGTGGCCATGATGCTAACTTAATCAAGAAAGTTAATGAGTACTTAAAAGATCACGATACAGATGGGCTTGAAATTAAGATTCTTGATCCAGTTAAAGCAATTCGTTACTCAATGGAGAGAATCATTAAGGGTGAAGATACAATTTCTGTAACAGGTAACGTATTACGTGATTACCTAACAGATCTTTTCCCAATTTTAGAGCTTGGAACTTCTGCAAAGATGCTTTCAATTGTTCCTCTTCTTGCTGGTGGTGGATTATTTGAAACTGGTGCTGGTGGATCAGCTCCAAAGCATGTTCAACAATTCACAGCTGAAAATCACCTAAGATGGGACTCTCTAGGGGAGTTCTTAGCACTTGGTGTTTCTCTTGAAGATCTTGCAATTAAAACTGGTAACTCAAAAGCTAAGGTTCTTGCTAAAACTCTTGATGAAGCAAATAGTGCATTCCTTAAGAATGATAAGTCTCCATCAAGAAAAGTTGGTGAACTAGATAACCGTGGCTCTCATTACTATCTAGCTCAGTACTGGGCAAAGGCACTTGCTGATCAAAATGACGATGCTGAGCTTAAAGAGATCTTTACTCCAGTTGCTTCAAACCTAGTTGAAAATGAAGCTAAGATCGTTGAAGAATTAAATAGTGCACAAGGTGTTGCCGTTGATATGGGTGGATACTATCATCCTAATTTTGAACTTGTTGCTAAAGCAATGAGACCATCTCAAACACTTAACTCTGTGATTGATTCACTTTAA
- a CDS encoding DUF6607 family protein yields MKVFLLLALALPAFAGITIDKNKDIQEIKKMTGCYEIKFQSAETFAYNSGYDFYDRYASGALEWIFVDSEDKDSVNIQHILVTPHAIVKHWRQQWDWEASNALDYRGFSNWNNRTVKNPQGNWVQRVYQVDDSPRYECSAPWIHTDKKSFWECTANAPLPRREFSIRSDYNVLRRTNRHEQTSYGHVHDQDNVKVNMLENGMELKLAMEKSYNTYVKVDDKRCQPARDWWKEHKLFWRDVVKVWDATLYSRPSIRFDFKKTGAPMWSRLFALDDKFSTMPGYNSELATQEIKDLIESHIVE; encoded by the coding sequence ATGAAAGTATTTTTACTTCTCGCACTTGCACTTCCAGCATTTGCAGGAATTACTATCGATAAAAATAAAGACATCCAAGAAATTAAGAAAATGACAGGGTGTTACGAGATTAAGTTTCAGTCGGCCGAGACTTTTGCTTACAACAGCGGCTATGACTTTTATGACCGCTACGCTTCTGGAGCTCTTGAGTGGATCTTTGTTGATTCTGAAGATAAAGACTCAGTTAATATTCAACACATTCTTGTTACTCCACACGCCATTGTAAAGCATTGGCGACAGCAATGGGATTGGGAAGCTTCAAATGCACTAGATTATAGAGGCTTTTCAAACTGGAATAACCGTACAGTAAAGAACCCACAAGGTAATTGGGTACAAAGAGTATATCAAGTGGATGACTCTCCAAGATATGAGTGCTCTGCACCTTGGATTCATACTGATAAGAAATCATTTTGGGAATGTACGGCCAACGCACCTCTACCAAGAAGAGAATTCTCTATTCGTTCAGATTACAATGTACTTAGGAGAACAAATCGTCACGAGCAAACTTCATACGGGCACGTTCATGATCAAGATAATGTAAAAGTTAATATGCTTGAAAATGGAATGGAACTGAAACTTGCTATGGAAAAGAGCTACAATACTTATGTAAAAGTTGATGATAAGAGATGTCAGCCTGCACGTGATTGGTGGAAAGAGCATAAACTATTTTGGCGTGACGTAGTCAAAGTATGGGATGCTACACTTTACTCTCGCCCATCAATTCGTTTTGACTTCAAAAAAACAGGGGCACCAATGTGGTCTAGACTTTTCGCCCTTGATGATAAGTTCTCTACAATGCCTGGTTATAATTCAGAACTTGCGACTCAAGAAATCAAGGACTTAATTGAGTCTCATATCGTAGAATAA
- a CDS encoding C1 family peptidase, translating into MIKIFIFSILSLTTFAKLEITEEMKWNEYNHAAYQQLPPMGSERVTSQLEVKSKPIIRDQDGFGSCYLFATTSLLDQACIKSGACDEDKQISVLDVLGKTQLQNGNSKEFLGLNGGNIPQVTRSLTNGKKVDLSFSTEECAPYQQIENYNGQANGDFDIEEHPQLKAMNDIYYQVKKETESDGFCRPCNEEFFKKYYPFSTDMIENLSRAATKIASINAFEEFLNEVLIPKKCRDEKEKVKIPGVKFHQEHISDKDKFRKKMIELFENDQSAAISSCTWQRYCEGEDDISDMSMCPQEKRKRSCGGHAYLLSGFRTICDSNGECRNQYKVHNSWGTHFNVFNDNGWVEEGPLFDAYKDFSNQLVTYVESEPKKIERSDFSRSGIYYCDGVRGAGDNVWANKMQRAGHRCYLR; encoded by the coding sequence GTGATTAAAATATTTATCTTTTCTATTCTTTCATTAACAACCTTTGCAAAGCTTGAAATTACTGAAGAAATGAAGTGGAATGAATATAATCATGCTGCTTATCAACAACTTCCTCCTATGGGGAGTGAAAGAGTGACAAGTCAGCTAGAGGTAAAGAGTAAGCCAATCATTCGTGATCAAGATGGATTTGGTTCATGTTACTTATTTGCTACCACTTCTTTATTAGATCAAGCTTGTATTAAAAGTGGAGCTTGTGATGAGGATAAACAAATTTCCGTTCTAGATGTACTTGGGAAGACTCAATTACAAAATGGTAATTCTAAAGAATTCTTAGGACTAAATGGTGGAAATATTCCTCAAGTTACTAGATCATTAACAAATGGTAAAAAAGTTGATTTATCATTTTCAACTGAAGAATGTGCACCTTATCAACAAATTGAAAACTACAATGGCCAAGCAAATGGGGACTTTGATATCGAAGAGCATCCCCAATTAAAGGCCATGAATGATATTTATTATCAGGTAAAAAAAGAAACTGAGAGTGATGGGTTTTGTAGGCCTTGTAATGAAGAGTTTTTTAAGAAGTACTATCCATTTAGTACGGATATGATTGAAAACTTATCGAGGGCAGCTACTAAAATCGCTTCAATCAACGCTTTTGAAGAGTTCTTAAATGAAGTACTGATACCTAAAAAATGTCGAGATGAAAAAGAGAAGGTTAAGATACCAGGAGTAAAGTTTCATCAAGAACATATTTCTGATAAAGATAAATTTAGAAAGAAAATGATTGAGTTATTTGAGAATGATCAATCAGCTGCGATATCAAGCTGTACTTGGCAACGCTATTGTGAAGGAGAGGATGATATTAGTGATATGTCAATGTGTCCTCAAGAGAAGAGAAAGCGTTCGTGTGGCGGTCATGCCTATCTTTTAAGCGGATTTAGAACTATCTGTGATAGCAATGGTGAATGTCGTAATCAATATAAAGTCCACAATAGTTGGGGGACTCATTTTAATGTATTCAATGATAATGGTTGGGTAGAAGAAGGCCCTCTTTTTGATGCCTATAAAGACTTCAGCAATCAACTTGTCACTTATGTGGAAAGCGAACCTAAGAAAATAGAAAGAAGTGATTTCTCAAGGTCAGGAATATACTATTGTGATGGTGTTAGGGGTGCCGGTGATAATGTTTGGGCAAATAAAATGCAACGAGCAGGACATCGTTGTTACTTGCGATAA
- a CDS encoding efflux RND transporter permease subunit translates to MKKLIQYFIDNLLISNVLFFSVFVIAIFAWTKIPKEEMPEFESPYVRVSTIYPGASAEDIEFFITKPIEEELKNVAGLDEVRSVSSTGSSSITVVMLENYPNPREVYLDIQDAVLRADLPSEAEIPTFRQFKSSEKAYIDVGFYLEGKRDLTVEDRARLQQLVRNFETQVKALPAVSSVTRSGYLDPENHVLLDPYKIKQNRISIHNVVRSLRESHIRAPIGVLEDTQQSKVTSINELVDESDFKDLMVTGNYEGDGVSLDQIASFKKSFEKTNSIYKINGHEGIMLNLKKSHNVDILAANKATLAFIEKYKKGQLDDLRIVTLDDESYDVKNRLSIVASNGLLGFGLIVLVLFLFLDFKSGIWVSMGIPFTLCFTLICMLIFDFTINNMTLAAIIIVMGIVVDDAIIVAENVGRITEDHKGTLKELMDKVTTEVTKLLMPITSAIATTCVAFVPLLFFGGWFGKFVAVLPFIITMMLVASLIESFSVLPAHVYQRKPKKKHEVSWFRKYEQVYANFLEKALNFRFLIILFFICSTVLSGYLFTTKLKFVMFPREESKELSLSVYTEKGTSKAEINEYLKPLEDILLEESQRLSIVGFRSNVGQSRRGGAVNYNRASITVEILPADERELSANDIVDILKERTKDLPNIKEIRFFKSRWGSGSGSTIEAQIQDNDDEVREKIANLIADHQKNNKKLKNVEIERPINTKEFNFKINQNEILRFGLTPSDVTTSLRTFVQGTILYTLKSTDEEVEVRLTVAKNYKVDIEKLKQLRIDNGKGGYVPISRFITIEEVVKPSNIERVDFKRTTMVYSDIEEGANTTPLEIAEYYENEVFPEILKEYPSAIINFVGEIEETRESTGDFKMAGFLVIALIYMILTIQFKSLSAPLIIMTIIPIGISGVIYILMAHGMEIFGFFAVIGALGMVGVVVNDSIVLIDKLIRETKYTTHKTQLYKQIAQISSTRLRAIILTTLTTVIGVLPTAYGFAGYDSMLAEMMLTMGWGLAISTIITLFLTPSIFSLLSRFLVTKEEQQEEAFL, encoded by the coding sequence ATGAAAAAACTCATTCAATACTTTATCGATAACCTACTTATCTCAAACGTTCTTTTCTTCAGTGTATTTGTTATTGCCATTTTTGCTTGGACAAAAATTCCAAAAGAAGAAATGCCAGAGTTTGAGTCACCTTATGTTCGTGTTTCCACAATTTACCCTGGAGCAAGTGCTGAGGATATTGAATTCTTTATTACAAAACCCATTGAAGAAGAATTAAAAAATGTAGCAGGCCTAGATGAAGTGCGATCTGTTTCCTCAACTGGCTCAAGTTCAATTACTGTTGTTATGCTTGAGAACTACCCTAATCCAAGAGAAGTCTATCTCGACATTCAAGATGCCGTACTTAGGGCCGATCTACCTAGTGAAGCAGAGATTCCAACATTTAGACAATTTAAATCATCTGAAAAAGCCTATATCGATGTTGGGTTTTACCTAGAGGGAAAGAGAGACTTAACAGTTGAAGACCGAGCAAGACTGCAACAGCTTGTTAGAAACTTTGAAACACAAGTTAAAGCGCTACCTGCAGTATCGTCTGTTACTCGAAGTGGTTACCTTGATCCAGAAAATCATGTCCTTCTTGACCCATATAAAATCAAGCAAAACAGAATCTCAATTCACAACGTTGTAAGAAGTTTAAGAGAAAGTCATATTCGAGCACCGATTGGTGTATTAGAAGATACACAACAATCAAAGGTTACCTCTATTAATGAATTAGTTGATGAATCAGACTTTAAAGACTTGATGGTAACAGGTAATTACGAAGGTGATGGTGTCAGCCTCGATCAAATCGCAAGTTTTAAAAAGTCTTTTGAAAAAACGAATTCAATTTATAAAATCAATGGCCACGAAGGGATAATGCTCAACCTTAAAAAGAGTCATAATGTTGATATCCTAGCGGCCAATAAAGCAACACTTGCCTTTATTGAAAAGTATAAGAAGGGTCAACTTGATGATTTAAGGATTGTGACTCTCGATGATGAATCATATGATGTAAAAAACCGCCTATCAATTGTAGCAAGTAATGGGCTTCTAGGGTTTGGTCTTATTGTTCTCGTTCTCTTCCTATTCCTTGATTTCAAATCGGGGATTTGGGTAAGTATGGGGATTCCTTTTACTCTATGCTTTACCCTAATTTGTATGCTCATCTTTGATTTCACAATCAATAATATGACTCTGGCCGCTATTATTATTGTAATGGGAATCGTGGTTGATGATGCAATTATTGTTGCAGAAAATGTTGGCCGAATTACAGAAGATCATAAAGGCACATTAAAAGAATTAATGGATAAGGTTACAACAGAAGTAACTAAGTTACTAATGCCAATTACTAGTGCCATCGCCACAACATGCGTTGCCTTTGTTCCCCTTCTTTTCTTCGGTGGATGGTTTGGAAAGTTCGTGGCCGTACTTCCATTTATTATTACAATGATGTTAGTGGCTTCACTTATAGAGTCATTCTCTGTTTTACCGGCCCACGTTTATCAAAGAAAACCAAAGAAGAAACATGAAGTAAGTTGGTTTAGAAAATACGAACAAGTCTATGCAAACTTCTTAGAGAAGGCACTAAACTTTAGATTTTTAATAATCTTATTCTTTATTTGTTCAACCGTTTTATCAGGATATCTTTTTACGACAAAATTAAAGTTTGTCATGTTTCCGCGAGAAGAAAGTAAAGAGCTTAGCCTAAGTGTATATACAGAGAAAGGTACATCTAAAGCTGAAATCAATGAGTACCTAAAACCTCTTGAAGATATCTTACTTGAAGAATCACAACGACTAAGTATTGTTGGTTTTCGCTCTAACGTAGGTCAATCTCGTCGTGGAGGAGCTGTAAACTATAATCGAGCAAGTATCACTGTAGAGATTTTACCTGCCGATGAAAGAGAATTATCAGCAAATGATATCGTTGATATCTTAAAAGAGAGAACTAAAGACCTTCCAAATATAAAAGAAATACGCTTCTTTAAATCACGCTGGGGAAGTGGCTCAGGTTCAACAATTGAGGCGCAAATTCAAGATAATGATGACGAAGTTAGAGAGAAAATTGCCAATCTTATTGCCGATCATCAAAAGAATAATAAGAAGTTAAAAAATGTTGAAATTGAAAGACCAATAAATACAAAAGAATTCAACTTTAAAATTAACCAAAATGAGATCCTACGCTTTGGCCTTACTCCTAGTGATGTAACCACTTCTCTACGTACATTTGTCCAAGGTACTATTCTCTATACTCTTAAGAGTACTGATGAAGAGGTTGAGGTAAGACTAACTGTCGCAAAGAATTACAAAGTTGATATTGAAAAGCTAAAACAGTTAAGAATTGATAATGGAAAAGGTGGTTACGTACCAATTTCACGATTTATTACAATTGAAGAGGTTGTAAAACCATCAAATATTGAGCGCGTTGATTTCAAACGAACAACAATGGTTTATTCGGATATAGAAGAAGGTGCAAATACTACACCACTTGAGATTGCTGAATATTACGAGAACGAAGTTTTCCCAGAGATTTTAAAAGAATATCCATCTGCAATTATAAACTTTGTTGGAGAAATTGAAGAAACAAGAGAATCGACTGGTGATTTTAAGATGGCAGGATTTTTAGTTATCGCTCTTATTTATATGATTTTAACAATTCAGTTTAAATCATTGTCTGCACCTCTAATTATTATGACAATTATACCTATTGGGATTTCAGGAGTTATCTATATTCTCATGGCCCACGGCATGGAGATCTTCGGCTTCTTCGCAGTTATTGGGGCCCTTGGAATGGTTGGGGTTGTTGTAAACGACTCGATTGTCCTCATTGATAAACTTATTAGAGAGACAAAGTATACAACGCACAAGACTCAACTTTATAAGCAGATCGCACAAATCTCTTCCACAAGACTTAGAGCAATTATCTTAACTACATTAACGACAGTTATTGGAGTACTTCCTACGGCCTATGGGTTTGCTGGTTATGATTCAATGTTAGCAGAAATGATGCTTACAATGGGATGGGGTCTGGCCATTTCCACAATCATTACACTTTTTCTAACACCATCAATCTTCTCTCTTTTATCAAGATTTCTTGTGACGAAAGAAGAGCAACAAGAAGAAGCATTCTTATAA
- a CDS encoding DUF333 domain-containing protein, whose product MFKMIILSTFTIFFTFDLFAKDFQIMKIYEKDKFKEVKIYKEGSGKNTVFMNDTCKKSKDCLKRRGKQKKARGLAGHPGSKACKAIGNSEYKILKMKNGNQIGFCRFSDGSMISAWSLLRD is encoded by the coding sequence ATGTTTAAGATGATAATACTATCTACATTTACAATTTTCTTTACCTTTGATCTTTTTGCAAAAGATTTTCAAATTATGAAAATTTATGAAAAAGATAAATTCAAAGAAGTAAAAATCTATAAAGAAGGCAGCGGTAAAAATACCGTATTTATGAATGATACTTGTAAGAAATCAAAAGACTGTCTTAAGCGAAGGGGAAAGCAAAAGAAGGCTCGTGGACTAGCTGGCCACCCTGGCTCAAAAGCATGTAAAGCAATAGGTAATTCTGAATATAAAATTTTAAAAATGAAAAATGGTAATCAAATCGGCTTTTGCCGCTTTTCAGATGGAAGTATGATTAGTGCGTGGAGTCTGCTACGTGATTAA
- the msrB gene encoding peptide-methionine (R)-S-oxide reductase MsrB, translating to MKIITAVYLFIGLLFANNINAAKITLGGGCFWCMEAPFEKIKGVKSVTSGYMSPDNTKDLVKPTYQIVSSGKSEYVEVVQIVYDDKKVQLEQILDIYWNNINPTDEGGQFADRGNQYRTVIFYENEKQKNIAQNSKNNLEACKKYDSPIVTAIEKGSTFYPAEEYHQDYYKKNPIRYKTYKELSGRGQFIRNNSSKPLKCEETKKDNKVYKKPSEKELKEKLSSLEYEVTQKEGTERPFANKYWDHKEEGIYVDITTGEPLFSSLDKYDSGSGWPAFTKPIDKDLVKTKEDNKLFMTRIEVRSKSGDAHLGHVFDDGPGPEGKRYCINSASLRFIPKQDLEKEGYGEYQKLFK from the coding sequence ATGAAGATTATTACAGCTGTATACCTATTTATCGGCCTTCTTTTCGCTAATAATATTAATGCTGCCAAGATTACTCTCGGTGGTGGCTGTTTCTGGTGTATGGAAGCTCCATTTGAAAAAATTAAGGGAGTGAAAAGTGTTACCTCTGGTTACATGTCCCCTGATAATACTAAAGATTTAGTTAAGCCTACTTACCAAATCGTATCATCAGGTAAAAGCGAGTATGTTGAAGTTGTCCAAATTGTTTATGATGATAAGAAAGTTCAACTCGAACAAATCTTAGATATCTATTGGAATAATATAAATCCAACTGACGAAGGAGGACAATTTGCAGATAGGGGAAATCAATATCGTACTGTGATCTTTTATGAAAATGAAAAACAAAAGAATATAGCGCAAAACTCGAAGAATAATCTTGAAGCATGTAAGAAGTATGATTCACCAATAGTTACGGCAATAGAAAAGGGATCGACTTTCTATCCAGCTGAAGAGTATCATCAAGACTATTACAAGAAAAACCCAATTAGATATAAGACTTATAAAGAGCTATCTGGCCGAGGACAATTTATTCGAAACAATTCTTCAAAACCTCTGAAATGCGAAGAAACAAAAAAGGATAATAAAGTGTATAAGAAACCAAGCGAAAAAGAATTAAAGGAAAAGCTATCTTCATTAGAATATGAAGTAACTCAAAAAGAAGGGACTGAGCGTCCATTTGCTAATAAGTATTGGGATCATAAAGAAGAAGGAATCTATGTTGATATAACAACAGGTGAGCCACTTTTTAGTTCTCTTGATAAATATGATTCTGGTTCAGGATGGCCAGCCTTTACTAAACCAATAGATAAAGACTTAGTTAAAACGAAAGAGGATAATAAACTCTTTATGACTCGAATCGAGGTACGATCGAAGTCTGGAGATGCCCACCTCGGTCACGTTTTTGACGATGGCCCAGGCCCTGAAGGGAAGCGCTATTGTATCAACTCAGCATCTTTGCGCTTTATTCCTAAACAAGATTTAGAGAAAGAAGGTTATGGTGAGTATCAAAAACTGTTTAAATAG